One Helianthus annuus cultivar XRQ/B chromosome 12, HanXRQr2.0-SUNRISE, whole genome shotgun sequence genomic region harbors:
- the LOC110892513 gene encoding uncharacterized protein LOC110892513 has protein sequence MNISALLAAHRRKMRKIYLDNRRTKSNKRRSAPSDRGSSKIVNKSQLTDEENYNPNLPSSSNSFQTVRNFTSLTTTTPLSGITTGAITFNNQLTHTPSSSQFSIVSNIVTQNSNNILRSSSTLTKLKSGKQKVLPKKRIIEPIPMVDLTSDDDNENLHSIEDPYKGVSTDYLDHGNQILRCEMCHSLLWSDEGGKGRITLGKLTYSLCCGYGKVELPDLKEPTSVYKDLFGNSNEKSKYFLKNIRRYNSMFSFTSMGGKVDSSINSGKAPYVFRISGQNFHTLGGLVPAPGKDPKFSQLYIYDTDNEVSNRKRLFSESTNKSDSHLKQLDIQLIKFLKDFLDHNNELVKSYRIARNHFNENPNENFKLRLIYKRDLDGRTYNLPSTSEVAALIVGDLHKIIDHRDIVVESHTEGLQRISELHPSYLALQYPILFPNGDDGYRIDIPHRDGIRTLKKIRPKCTMREFFAYRIQDRSSAFSIILNARRLFQQFLVDAYTMIESERLNYIRFQQKHLRSETYSNLQNLKNEGKDDLSNTGIRVLLPSSFTGGSRYMQQNYLDAMAICKWFGYPDFFITVTCNPKWPEIKRYLRNTSIKPEDRPDILCRLFKIKLDSLTKDLKDKKVFGELSAAVYTVEFQKRGLPHAHICIFLKPESKILSVDHLDKFISAEIPDKREDPSLYALVTDFMIHGPCGNANPSCPCMVDSRCSKNYPKKFNPETTTDADGFPVYRRRDNGNTVIKSNVQLDNRSVVPYSPVLLKRYQAHINVEWCNQAGSIKYLFKYINKGADRASLVVSNRDGTENEQTTKDEIKAYYDCRYVSACEASWRIFANEVHFRFPPVMRLPFHLEGQQNVVFGAEDDIQEVLDKPSVSSSIFLKWFEMNRNDENARKLTYVEFPTKFCWKLTDRVWKPRKRKLLQIGRIHSVSPAVGEPYFLRILLNKVKGPKSFEDIRTVDGQVFLTFRDACYAMGLLDDDMEYIEAIKEANFAGDGRYTRALFVTLLLSNTLSRPEYVFEQTWKLLADDILYNRRRSTKNKELVMSDERLKNQTLVEIEKYLIRNGSSLTRWPTIPYPDYDSFVVGNNRLVDEELSFDIPQLQSELHTLISSLTDEQMSIYNQIMTAVEDGKGGVFFVYGYGGTGKTFLWKTLALSVRSREQIVLNVASSGIASLLMSRGRTTHSRFHIPINLDESSMCHIRADGDVAYLLKHTRLIIWDEAPMVHRHAFEALDRTFKDVLVDKSNSQSDVLFGGKVIVFGGDFRQILPVIPNGSRQEIVNASLSYLTYGHTVNYLP, from the exons atgaACATTTCAGCATTACTTGCTGCTCATAGAAGAAAAATGCGGAAGATTTATCTTGATAATAGGCGAACAAAGTCAAATAAAAGAAGAAGTGCACCAAGTGATAGAGGATCCTCTAAAATTGTTAACAAATCCCAGTTAACCGACGAAGAAAATTATAATCCTAATCTTCCTTCTTCATCTAATAGTTTTCAGACAGTGCGTAACTTTACATCTTTAACAACGACAACACCCTTAAGTGGCATAACAACTG GTGCTATTACTTTTAATAACCAATTAACCCATACGCCTAGCAGTtctcagttttctattgtttcaAACATTGTTACACAAAACAGTAACaacattcttcgatcttcttctaCGTTGACTAAGCTTAAATCTGGTAAACAAAAGGTTTTACCTAAGAAACGTATTATCGAACCTATTCCAATGGTAGATCTTACTTCTGATGACGACAATGAAAATTTACATTCCATTGAAGACCCTTATAAAGGTGTATCCACAG ATTATTTGGATCATGGTAATCAAATCCTTAGATGCGAGATGTGTCATTCATTATTATGGTCTGATGAAGGTGGTAAAGGTCGAATTACATTGGGTAAGTTAACTTATAGTTTATGTTGTGGTTATGGCAAAGTGGAGCTTCCAGATTTGAAAGAACCTACTTCAGTATACAAGGATCTATTTGGAAATTCTAATGAAAAAAGTAAGTACTTTTTAAAGAATATCCGACGATACAATTCTATGTTCTCCTTCACATCAATGGGTGGAAAGGTAGATTCGAGTATCAACAGTGGTAAGGCACCATATGTATTTCGTATTAGTGGACAGAATTTCCACACATTAGGTGGTTTGGTACCTGCACCTGGTAAAGATCCAAAGTTCTCCCAGCTTTATATTTACGATACTGATAATGAAGTTTCAAATCGGAAAAGGTTGTTCAG TGAATCTACAAATAAGTCGGATTCTCATTTAAAGCAATTAGATATTCAGCTCattaagtttttaaaagacttcctGGATCATAATAATGAGTTGGTTAAAAGTTATAGAATTGCAAGAAACCACTTCAATGAGAATCCTAATGAAAATTTCAAGCTTCGTCTCATTTACAAAAGAGATCTTGACGGTCGTACTTACAACTTGCCCTCAACTTCAGAAGTTGCTGCATTGATAGTTGGTGATCTACATAAAATAATTGATCATCGTGATATTGTTGTTGAGTCTCACACTGAAGGTCTTCAACGAATCAGTGAACTTCATCCATCATATCTAGCACTTCAGTATCCAATCCTTTTTCCTAATGGTGATGATGGATATAGAATAGACATTCCTCATAGGGATGGTATACGTACGTTAAAGAAAATTCGACCCAAGTGTACAATGAGAGAATTCTTTGCTTATAGAATTCAAGATCGATCATCTGCCTTTTCTATAATTTTAAATGCTCGGAGATTGTTTCAACAATTTTTGGTAGATGCATATACCATGATTGAGAGTGAAAGGCTTAATTATATTCGTTTTCAACAGAAACATCTTAGGTCTGAAACATATTCAAATCTTCAAAACTTGAAAAACGAAGGAAAAGATGATCTATCAAATACTGGTATACGTGTTTTATTACCATCTTCTTTTACCGGTGGATCACGCTATATGCAACAAAACTATTTAGATGCTATGGCTATATGTAAATGGTTTGGATATCCCGATTTTTTTATTACCGTTACATGTAATCCGAAGTGGCCAGAGATTAAACGATACTTGAGAAATACTTCAATTAAGCCTGAAGACAGGCCAGACATTTTGTGTAGATTGTTTAAAATAAAGCTCGATTCACTTACAAAGGATCTAAAGGACAAAAAAGTATTTGGAGAATTAAGTGCAG CCGTTTATACTGTGGAATTTCAAAAACGTGGATTGCCTCATGCTCACATTTGCATTTTTTTGAAACCGGAATCCAAAATTTTGTCCGTTGATCATCTTGACAAGTTCATTTCTGCTGAGATACCTGATAAGAGAGAAGATCCAAGCCTATATGCACTTGTGACTGATTTCATGATTCATGGTCCATGTGGAAATGCAAATCCGAGTTGTCCTTGTATGGTTGATAGTAGATGTTCAAAAAACTATCCCAAAAAATTCAACCCTGAGACCACCACTGATGCTGACGGTTTCCCTGTATATAGAAGAAGAGACAATGGAAACACTGTTATAAAGTCCAACGTTCAATTAGACAACAGAAGTGTTGTTCCTTATAGTCCGGTTCTTTTGAAAAGATACCAAGCTCACATTAATGTTGAATGGTGCAATCAAGCTGGTTCTATTAAATATTTGTTCAAGTACATTAATAAAGGCGCAGATAGAGCTTCCCTTGTAGTGTCAAACCGAGACGGTACAGAAAATGAACAAACAACAAAGGATGAGATCAAAGCGTATTATGATTGTAGGTACGTTTCAGCCTGTGAAGCTTCTTGGAGGATATTTGCAAATGAGGTTCACTTTAGGTTTCCTCCAGTTATGAGACTTCCTTTTCATCTTGAAGGTCAACAAAATGTTGTATTTGGAGCCGAGGACGATATACAAGAAGTTTTGGATAAGCCATCAGTTTCTTCTTCGATTTTTCTAAAGTGGTTTGAGATGAACAGAAACGATGAAAATGCACGGAAACTTACCTATGTTGAGTTTCCTACTAAATTCTGTTGGAAGTTAACAGATAGAGTATGGAAACCACGTAAAAGAAAGTTGTTACAGATCGGACGGATTCATTCTGTTTCCCCTGCTGTGGGTGAACCGTATTTTCTTAGAATTCTCCTAAACAAAGTCAAAGGACCCAAATCGTTTGAAGATATTAGAACTGTTGATGGTCAGGTGTTTTTAACTTTCAGGGACGCGTGTTATGCTATGGGTTTGTTAGATGATGACATGGAGTACATTGAAGCAATTAAGGAAGCCAATTTTGCGGGTGATGGTCGTTATACTCGTGCACTTTTTGTTACTTTGTTGTTGTCAAACACATTGTCAAGACCTGAATATGTATTTGAACAAACATGGAAATTATTGGCCGATGACATATTATACAATAGAAGAAGATCAACAAAAAACAAAG AACTTGTAATGTCTGATGAGAGGTTGAAGAATCAGACattggttgagattgaaaagtacCTGATTCGAAATGGTTCCTCTTTGACACGATGGCCGACAATTCCTTATCCTGATTACGATTCCTTTGTTGTTGGAAACAATCGTTTGGTTGACGAAGAATTATCTTTTGATATTCCGCAGCTTCAGAGTGAGTTACATACTCTTATATCTTCATTGACTGACGAACAAATGTCCATTTATAATCAAATTATGACAGCAGTTGAAGATGGAAAAGGAGGTGTATTTTTTGTATATGGATATGGTGGAACAGGTAAGACATTTCTCTGGAAGACTTTAGCTTTATCCGTTAGGTCTAGAGAACAGATCGTTCTAAATGTTGCTTCGAGTGGTATTGCTTCTTTGCTAATGTCAAGAGGTAGAACGACACATTCTAGATTTCACATTCCCATAAATTTAGACGAGAGTTCGATGTGTCACATAAGGGCTGATGGTGATGTAGCCTACTTGCTTAAGCATACTAGGTTAATTATATGGGATGAAGCACCCATGGTACATAGGCATGCGTTCGAAGCTTTAGACCGAACCTTTAAAGATGTTTTGGTTGACAAAAGCAATTCTCAGTCGGATGTTTTATTTGGAGGTAAAGTAATTGTGTTTGGTGGTGATTTTAGGCAAATTCTTCCTGTTATTCCAAACGGAAGTAGGCAAGAAATTGTTAATGCTTCCTTGAGTTATCTTACATATGGTCACACTGTAAATTACTTACCTTAA